One Thunnus thynnus chromosome 18, fThuThy2.1, whole genome shotgun sequence genomic region harbors:
- the tube1 gene encoding tubulin epsilon chain, protein MTQSVVVQVGQCGNQVGCRFWDLALREHAHVNKKGLYDEALSSFFRNVDSRKSDGRACGVGGRIQHLKARAVLVDMEEGVVNEILQGPLREVFDSTQLLTDVSGSGNNWAVGHMTYGSAYREQIVDKLRKAAEHCDCLQCFFLIHSMGGGTGSGLGTRVLSLLEEEFPEVCRIVTSIYPSAEDDVITSPYNSVLAMRELTEHADCVLPVENQSLVEIVNKIKHMSHGGKPGTVIKRDSTVISGQGGLSGSEKPFDAMNNIVANLLLNITSSARFEGSLNMDLNEIAMNLVPFPRLHYLVPSLTPLYTLADVNVPTRRLDQMFSDAFSKEHQLIRADPKHSLYLACALMVRGNVQVSDLRRNIERLRPSLPFVSWNQEGWKTGLCSVPPVGHSHSLLALANNTCVKPTFMELRERFTKLYRKKAHLHHYLNVEGMEQSFFSEAIASLSSLIEEYHHLDATKLKLMPDAPRLSIAR, encoded by the exons TTGGACAGTGTGGTAACCAGGTCGGCTGCAGGTTTTGGGATCTTGCCTTGCGAGAACATGCCCATGTCAATAAA aaaggATTGTACGATGAGGCCCTCAGTAGCTTTTTCCGGAATGTGGACTCAAG gaaaagTGATGGGAGAGCTTGTGGTGTTGGTGGGAGAATCCAACATCTGAAGGCCAGG GCGGTGCTGGTGGACATGGAGGAGGGAGTGGTCAACGAGATCCTGCAGGGTCCTTTGAGAGAGGTGTTCGACAGCACTCAGCTCCTCACAGACGTGTCCGGTTCAGGCAACAACTG GGCGGTTGGACATATGACGTACGGCTCAGCCTACAGGGAGCAGATAGTGGATAAACTGAGGAAGGCAGCAGAACACTGTGACTGTCTGCAGTGCTTTTTTCTTATCCACTCAATGGGAGGAG GTACGGGCTCTGGCCTGGGGACTAGAGTGCTGAGTCTGCTGGAGGAAGAGTTCCCTGAGGTGTGTCGAATCGTCACCTCCATCTATCCGTCCGCGGAGGATGATGTCATCACGTCTCCCTACAACAGTGTCTTGGCCATGCGAGAGCTCACAGAGCATGCCGACTGTGTCCTGCCTGTAGAAAATCAG TCATTGGTCGAGATTGTAAACAAGATCAAACATATGTCTCATGGTGGAAAGCCAGGGACGGTGATCAAGAGAGACAGCACCGTCATCTCTGGGCAGGGCGGGCTCAGTGGATCAGAGAAGCCATTTGATGCCATGAATAACATTGTGGCCAACCTGTTGCTCAATATTACCAG CTCAGCACGTTTTGAGGGTTCCCTCAACATGGATCTGAATGAGATCGCCATGAACCTTGTCCCCTTCCCTCGTTTACACTACCTGGTGCCCAGCCTCACCCCTCTCTACACACTGGCTGATGTCAACGTCCCCACCAGAAG ACTGGATCAGATGTTCAGCGACGCCTTCAGTAAAGAGCACCAGCTCATCCGAGCCGACCCCAAGCACAGCCTCTACCTGGCCTGCGCCCTCATGGTCAGGGGCAACGTTCAGGTGTCCGACCTCCGCAGGAACATCGAGAG GCTGAGGCCTTCGCTGCCCTTTGTCTCATGGAATCAGGAGGGCTGGAAGACGGGTCTGTGTTCAGTGCCTCCTGTGGGACACTCTCACTCCCTGTTAGCTCTGGCCAACAACACCTGTGTGAAGCCCACATTTATGGAGCTGAGAGAACGCTTCACCAAGCTCTACAGGAAGAAG GCTCATTTACATCACTACCTGAATGTAGAGGGGATGGAGCAGAGCTTCTTCTCAGAGGCCATCGCCTCTCTCAGCTCACTGATTGAAGAGTATCATCACCTGGATGCCACCAAGTTGAAACTGATGCCCGACGCACCCAGACTCAGCATCGCCAGATGA
- the ccn6 gene encoding cellular communication network factor 6 — MLSLLCRSLLLILAQQCFSRAQNNGQLLARRDGRAAAERRQFCQWPCKCRERPQCAPGVSSVLDGCGCCKSCARQIGDSCNERDVCDPHKGMYCDFSADKPKYEVGVCAYLMAVGCDLNGAHYENGEAFQPSPLYKCTCIAGAIGCTPAFIQKPAGLLGPAPLMGSMPAGLRSSQSPKKHQQDTTYMSAYRDPPLAWKKNCLIQTTPWSPCSKTCGLGISVRVNNDNSKCEMRKDRRLCLLRPCEKSVLRSLKVPKGKTCRPKFQAKKAEKLALSGCTSTKKFKPTYCGVCTDKRCCVPNKSRMIKVNFSCKGGSNTQWKMQWITSCVCQRKCNDPGDMFSDLRLL, encoded by the exons ATGCTATCGCTTCTCTGCCGTTCCCTCCTGCTCATCCTTGCTCAACAG TGCTTCAGCAGGGCTCAGAACAATGGGCAGCTGCTGGCACGTCGAGATGGGAGGGCTGCGGCTGAGAGGCGGCAGTTCTGCCAGTGGCCCTGCAAGTGTCGGGAAAGACCTCAGTGTGCGCCGGGGGTGAGCTCCGTCCTGGACGGGTGCGGCTGCTGCAAGAGCTGCGCCCGGCAGATCGGAGACTCATGCAACGAGAGGGACGTCTGTGACCCGCACAAGGGCATGTACTGTGACTTCTCCGCTGACAAGCCAAAATACGAGGTCGGAGTATGTGCCT ACTTGATGGCAGTAGGCTGTGACCTGAATGGGGCCCACTATGAGAATGGAGAAGCCTTCCAGCCCAGCCCCCTCTACAAGTGTACATGCATTGCCGGAGCCATCGGCTGCACCCCAGCTTTCATCCAGAAGCCTGCTGGTCTCCTGGGCCCCGCGCCGCTGATGGGCAGCATGCCAGCCGGCCTCCGCAGCAGCCAGAGCCCAAAGAAGCACCAGCAAGATACGACCTAcatgtcag CTTACAGGGATCCTCCTTTAGCCTGGAAGAAGAACTGTCTGATCCAGACCACCCCATGGAGCCCCTGCTCCAAAACCTGTGGCCTGGGCATCTCTGTGCGTGTCAACAACGACAACAGCAAATGTGAGATGAGGAAGGACCGGCGCCTGTGTCTGCTGCGGCCGTGTGAGAAGAGTGTACTTAGGAGCCTCAAG GTGCCGAAGGGAAAAACATGTCGGCCTAAATTCCAGGCGAAGAAAGCGGAGAAGCTGGCACTCTCAGGCTGCACCAGCACCAAGAAGTTTAAGCCCACGTACTGCGGAGTCTGTACAGACAAGCGTTGCTGTGTCCCCAACAAGTCACGCATGATCAAGGTCAACTTCAGCTGCAAAGGAGGCAGCAACACACAGTGGAAGATGCAGTGGATAACATCCTGCGTGTGCCAGAGGAAGTGTAACGATCCGGGTGACATGTTTTCTGACCTGCGGTTACTCTAA